The following coding sequences lie in one Maribacter forsetii DSM 18668 genomic window:
- a CDS encoding head GIN domain-containing protein, which yields MKQVLVLMFLLGCLSVVAQDNKVTQNLEPFKELKVFDGLSINLIKSSENKVIITGENTGKVAIVNNEGILKIRMQIGKIFSGYKTFVDLYYAGDIVVIDVNEDARIVTEDIIQQDVLELKAQEGGELVVNAEVEQMLIKSVSGGVIRTAGSSNLQDVQINTGGVYEGKGFITNFSTINVNAGSRAEINAKDYVKATVKAGGEVLVFGNPEKLEEKTVFGGTIKRMQ from the coding sequence ATGAAACAAGTTTTAGTTTTAATGTTTCTCTTAGGATGTCTTTCGGTGGTTGCCCAAGATAATAAGGTTACCCAAAACTTAGAACCTTTTAAAGAGTTAAAGGTTTTTGATGGTTTGAGTATTAACCTAATTAAATCTTCAGAAAACAAGGTCATTATTACTGGAGAAAATACGGGTAAAGTTGCTATTGTTAATAACGAAGGTATTTTAAAAATTAGAATGCAAATAGGTAAAATTTTCAGTGGTTATAAAACCTTTGTAGATTTATATTATGCTGGTGATATTGTGGTAATCGATGTAAATGAAGATGCTAGAATAGTTACGGAAGATATCATACAACAAGATGTTCTAGAATTAAAAGCTCAGGAAGGTGGTGAACTTGTGGTAAATGCAGAGGTTGAACAAATGCTGATAAAATCGGTTTCTGGTGGAGTTATTAGAACTGCAGGTTCTTCAAATTTACAAGACGTTCAAATAAATACTGGTGGTGTTTATGAAGGCAAAGGTTTTATTACCAATTTTTCAACTATAAATGTAAACGCCGGTTCTAGGGCAGAGATAAATGCTAAAGATTATGTCAAAGCAACGGTAAAAGCCGGTGGTGAAGTTTTGGTATTTGGTAACCCTGAGAAATTGGAAGAGAAAACGGTATTTGGCGGTACTATTAAAAGAATGCAATAG